TTGAAGCCGTTCCGTGATCGTTTTCTTTTCGCGTAACTGCTGCAGCATCTGACGTACTCGTCGTGATGTAACCCCCAAAATCTGCGCAAGATCAGAGGTAGACTTGCCGCTTATAAAGCGTGCGACCGATAGCAACTTGGCTACGGTAGTCTCATCCGACAGGAACGTTCCTTCTTCGCTATCGTCGTCGGTTGATACAGTGATATTCTCAATCAACGCGCGTGTACGTTCGCCAATGATGTCGTCACTGTCGAGCGAGATTGCGAACGTGTGAGCGCCAAATTGCCGTCGCATTCGCTTTTCCCAATGCCCGAAAATAAACTGGCATAGCGTACCCCTTGCTGGGTCGAACTCCTCACCTTTGTCCAGGATGATAAGACTGAATTCTTGGCGGCCATCTTCCCAAGGCAATCCATATTTTGCCGACTTGGCTTTGATCTGGTCCAAGTTCTCTTGCGTAAGCGTAACGGCAAGATCGGCTATTTGGGCTGGGGTATAAGACATGCTTTCCTTCTCTAGTAATACAGACATAACTAAGATTTGACGGAAGCTCTGTACGACTAGAAGAGGACGCACCCTTCAACCCGGTCGTACTCGGGTAAACCTTTGTACATGCACAGGCGAAACAAGCCGTGGAGCAGTACACGGCATGCTTCAGACAGAGGCAAGAAGTTAGGGAAGGTATAGCGGCGTAGCGTCAAACGAAAAAACTGTCGACGCAGAGGAAGGAGGATACGCACGGCAAAAAAGAACGCGTGTACCCCAAACAAAGATTTGAATAGGCTTGTGAAGCCGTGTGGAGACAGAGCCAACAAATGGAAGGACAACTCATAGAGAGTCGGAGCCATACCAAGTGCCAGAAGAGTTTTGGGATTGCAGCCTAAACTGCTGACAAACAATGCCGCATAGCGGCCTATGCTATGAACGATACCATCAAAAATTTCTATTTGTCAAGATATATTGATTCATGAAAAATTTAGCCTTGGTAGACCTACCACTTCATTACCAAGGCCATCATGTATCTACACGGTTTCTCCCGCCACGCTTGATCTCATGTAAGCTGATAACCGACTGGAGGGACTGAATGTTGAATGTCTGGTCTTGGCCGAAGTCGGCCGTCCAGTTCAGGATATCAGGTACCCACAGGAAAAGTTGGGGTTGCTCGACAGGCCGCATCCGACCCAAAGCAGCCGTTCGACGATCAGAAAAACCGTCTTTGCTTTGCATGACCGTGGAAGACTTTTGAGCTAGGGGTTGGAAGTGCAGCAAACCGGAAAAGCTGATTAAGGCATTAAACCCGACGTTCAATGTCGATATAAGTTCTCCCAACGGATGCGAAATTCGCGCGCAAGCGTTCATTTCTGCTCGCCTGCGTTAGCGTATCGAAGATTCCGGAGCCGCAATGGCGCCCCGGTACATCCCGTGCTTGCCCAGCCCGATAAGCTGCGCGTGATAAATACCGGTGCGGCCCGAAAACAAATAAGCCGTCACGCACGCGATGGCCGCGAAGGGTCCGATTGCCGGCCCGAACAACTCAATGGCCATCAGCGTAGTCGCGATCGGGGTATTCGCCGCGCCGGCAAAAACGGCCACAAAACCCAGGCCGGCGAGCATGGCAAACGGCAGATGCAGGATCGGCGCAAGGGCGTTCCCGAGCGTCGCGCCGATGTAGAACAGCGGCGTGACCTCGCCCCCCTTGAAGCCGGTACCCAGCGACAGGACAGTGAAAAACATCTTGCCGAAAAAGTCCCACGGAGACACTGGCTGCTGGAACGCGCGCACGATCTCCGGGATGCCCAATCCGGTGTAGCGCCATGCATCGACCCCCCATACCGCAAGCGCGATAAGGATTCCGCCTATCGCAGGGCGCAACGGCGCATAGGAAATCCACCGCTTCGCCGCGGCGCCCACTCGGTGCGCACTCACGGCAAATGCCATCCCGGCCAAGCCGAAGACGATGCCAGCGACGATTACGGCGGCAACGCTCCAGAAACCGACGGGGACGATCGTCCCGATTGCATAGTGTGTATGGTGAACGCCCCATGCCAGGCAGACCTGGTCCGCGCCGAGGCTGGCGACAATGCAGGGCAATAGTGCGTCATGGCGGATGCGGCCGATGGCGAGCACTTCCAGGCCGAAGATGGTGCCTGCTAGTGGCGTCCCGAACACTGCGGCAAAGCCGGCGCTCATGCCCGCCATCAGCAGGACCCGGCGGCCCTCCGGCGTGACGCGAAGCAGTTGCGTAAGCTGATCGGCGAGCGCCGCGCCCATTTGAACGGCAGTTCCCTCGCGCCCTACGGACGCGCCGAACAAATGCGAGACGACGGTGCCGCCCAACACCAGCGGCACCATACGCAACGGGATGACCTTTTGGGGATCATGGATCTCGTCGATGATGAGATTATTGCCGCGCTCGACCGATCGACCGGCTAGGTGATATACCATTCCCACGCCGAACCCGGCAACGGGTAGCAGCCAGATGATCCAGCGATGCGCCTCGCGCCACGCGGTGGCATGATCGAGGGTCATTAAAAATATTGCAGCAGCGCTGCCTGCAAGTGCGGCGACCACGCTTGCCATGCACAGCCATTTGCCGATGGAAGGCAACAGTGCGATTTGCTCGATATGAAAAATATTGGAAGAGTTTGTCATTGGGTCGATCTTTGCTCGAACGATACGGGCTGACCAATGACCGAGGTGTGAACGCGAACGCCTACAGCCCCGACCAAGGTCAGGTGTCTGTAGACGTCATCAGCAGCGCTGTTTCCACTGCGGTTCAAGGAGGAACGTCATCTCCTGGTGCGATCATATCGCAAAGCCAGCGCTCTCGACAAGGCGTCTGCTATCCGACCGCTGCGCTATGGATGGCTACGCGCCGGCTCGGTGCGGCAGAATGTCGGAAACGCCTGCAGCATGGGGGACAGCAATTTGCGCCAGTGGTAGACAATGAAAAAATGCCTGGTCAAACGCGGCAGTGCCGTCGGTAGCGCAACCAGGCGGCCATCCGCAATAGCCAGCGGCAACGATGGGCACCGGCATCTTGTCGCTCGCGCTCGCCCAACTTCCAGGCGCGCTCCCGGGAATGGCCCGCCTGGCCGAGGGACTTTGGCTTTTTAACATTGCGCTGTTCGTGTTGTTTGCCGCGCTGTACAGCGCGCGCTGGGTCATGTTTTTCGACGAAGCGAAACAGGTGTTCGGCCATGCGACCGTCTCCATGTTCTTCGGTACCATTCCCATGGGCTTAGCTACAATTATCAATGGATTTCTCAGCTTTGGCGTGTCGCGCTGGGGCGCCGCCGCCGTCGCGATGGCCGAAGCTTTGTGGTGGATCGACGTTGCCATGGCACTTGCTTGCGGCGTCCTCATTCCTTACCTGATGTTCACGCGCCAGCAGCACAGCATCGACCAGATGACGGCGGTCTGGCTGCTGCCGGTCGTCGCTGCCGAGGTTGCAGCGGCGAGCGCCGGTCTGCTTGTGCCGCACCTGCAGGATGGTGGCGCGCGCTTCACAGTCCTGATCACCGGCTACGTACTGTGGGCATACTCGGTGCCAATGGCGCTCAGCATTCTCGCGATTCTGTTATTACGCATGGCCATGCACAAACTCCCGCACGAAAGCATGGCGGCATCAAGCTGGCTTGCGCTGGGACCAGTGGGCCCGGCGCGCTCGGCATGCTGGTGCTCGGCGCCGCCGCGCCGGCGACGCTGGCGCCGTTTGGCCTGGCCGAGGTTGGCCACGTGGTCAACGGGATGGGCGTGGTGAGCGGCCTGCTGCTATGGGGACTCGGCCTGTGGTGGATGATGCTGGCAACCCTGATTACGCTGCGCTAATTCAGGGCAGCCGTTCCATTCAACCTGGGCTGGTGGGGCTATACCTTTCCGCTCGGCGTATTCGCGGTCACCACGCTCCGTCTGGCGAAGGTGCTCGATTCGCTGTTCTTCGAGGTCTTCGGCAGCGCGCTGGTAGTGGTACTGGCAGGCCTGTGGCTGGTTGTCGCATGGCGCACCACGCTCGGCGCTTACCGTGGCAACCTGTTCGTCTCTCCCTGCATTGCGTCGATGAACCGGCCCTGAAGGCCAACGTTCAGTGCGCCAGTTGCGCCGCGCGCGCCAGTGTCGCGACGATTTGCGGGGCCACAGTTGGCGCCGTACAAACAGATAGCGGACTCGGATGAGGCATTTCCAGTACGATCAAGCCCGGCCGCCTGGCCTCGATGGCAGCGTGGGCCTGGCTGGCCGTGCGTCCGGCCAGCACGACTACCCGCAGGCATGGCAGGAGGTCCAGCACATCGCCTAGCATGGCGACGCCTGCACGTACCGCCGCCACACCGAGGCGCGCCGGCGGAGCTTGCTCGTCGGCCAGCCAGGGCACGGTATTCCACAGCACGGTGCGCGCACGCGCGACGGCGGCTTGCGCCAGGAAACGTTGAAGATTGCGCTGCGCAGGACCCGGATTGTCGCGCGAGACGAAGCGCGGGCGCATCGCATGGCGCGCCGGCGCTTCCAGCAAGATGAGAATGAACGCATCGGCGCCGCCGTCCAGGGGATCGAAGTACGGCAGCGCGCGGAAAGCTGCTTGCGTGTCGACCCACTTGGTGAGCGCGACCACATGGGGAAGAGACAGCATTTCGACGCGGCGTGCCAGTTCGGCTACATCGTCCAGCAAGGGAGCCAGCGGCACGCCAGACGTCACTCGCTGCTCGCCAGCACCGCCTGATCCGTTCCGGCTGGCGTGTCGCCCTCCATCACCAGGATCCGGCTGGCGCCAGCAGGCTGCTGCGCCAGGCCCGGCCGCACGTCGCGCATGGGCCCAATGGCAGTACCGTTCGCCATGCCTTTGCCGTCAGTCTTGAAGCGACCCACCGGCGCGCGCTGACCACCGGCGTAGACGTTGTAGACAGTCTCCGGTTTCAGTTTATACAAGAACACTTCCAGTGCATCGGTCACGCCCAGGCTGCGCACGACCACGAATCCCTTGGCGTCGCCGCGGGACTTGAGAGCGATATTGCTCGATTCGCCGTTCACACGCGGCACCAGATTGCTGGTACCGGCACCGGTGGGCACGGCATGGGACACGTAGACAAGCGCTTGCGGCGCCTGGCCGGCCGCCACATGCGCGACGACCTTGTTGCTTGCGGTGTCGATCACGTCGACACCATCGCCGTTTTCGAGACCAACGTACACTTTGCTGCCGTCGTCCGACGCCCATGCGCCATGCGGCAAGGCGCCGGTCGGTATTGTCGCCATGAGTTGTGGCTGATCACCGGTGGAATAGACCTTGACGACATTTTCTCCGCCCACTGTCACGTACGCTCTTACGCTGCCAGCGTTCTTCGCGAACGCCAGGTGGTTGGTAATAAAACCGGTGTCGATGACGCCTTTGACTGTCAGCGTCGCCACGTCGATGCGGGTGACCTTGCCAACGTCCTTGTGCGTCATCCAGACTTCCTTGAAATCAGGCGTGAACTGCAAGAACGGCGAGAACGGGCTGGTGACAGAAATATGCTTGATCACTTTGGATGTTTTCATGTCGATGACATCGACGACAGGATTAAAGCTCGATACCACGAACGCCAGTTTGCCATTGGGATGGAACATCACCATGCCCGGACCACCTGTTGTCTGGATGCGGCGTTTTTCCTTGAAGGTGACAGGATCGATGACCGAGACGTAATCTTCGCCGCGTACTACGACCCAGACTTCGCGACCGTCCGCCGTGAAAAATCCTTCGTGGGGCGACCGCCCGATATAGGTCACACCCCTGACCTTGTTGGTGGCCGTGTCGATGAAGGTCACCGAATTGGAGCCATTCGATATCGCAATCAAGGTTTTATGGTCCGGCGAAAAACCCAGTCCATGAACATTCACTTGCCCCTTGTACAAAGGAGACAGGATGTCGGGCCGCTGGTTACCCAGACGGATCTGTCCCAGCAACTGATCGGTGGATGGATCGATCACCGAAACGGTGTTGCTGTTCTGGTCAGCTGTATAGACGCGGTCCTGTGTGCCTGGCGCAGCCTGCGCAGTACCCATGGCAGCGACCGCAAGCGTCATGGCGAAGGTGAGCTTATTCAATTCAGTGAGTTGCATGAGAGTCTTTCCTGGTGTTTGCGTTGGTGGTATCGGCACTTGCGCCATGGGCTGCCTGGTAGCGTTGCAACCAGGCGCGCATGACATTGATTTCGTTCTGTTGTTCGACGATGATGCCTTGTGCCAGATTGCGCAGTTCGCGGTCGTTGCTGTGCACCAGGATGGCCTTGGCCATATCGATCGCGCCTTGATGGTGAGGAATCATCATGCTCATGAAGTCATACGCGGGGTCCCCGGTTGTCGGCGCGCGTCGCATGCCGTCATCCATGATCGCCATGGCATCGTCCGCCAGAGCCGCATAAGGCCTGTCGCTACTGGCGATAAACGCGGCAGGCGGCGCAGTCGCGCCATGGTGGCCAGCATGCTGCGCCAGGACTGTGGCGGTGCAGCACCAGAGCATGGCGCCCAAAAAAAATGAAAATTTCAAACCGGTCCCTCCAGTTGTTCATAAACAGCGCTGGCAACCCGTGCCAGTTCGCCCTTATCGACGCCAGCGGACAGCGCATAGCCGAACTTCCCGTCAATCCAGTAAAACACGTTGACGTCGCCCTCTTTGGCAAACCGAAAGCCGGTGTCCTTGTTGCGCGCCTGCTCCGTCGACACGTACAGCGTCAGGCGCTGGCCAGCGCCGTCGTGGTACATGAATTGCGCCACCGGCCCGCTGGCCCCGGGCAGCAGGCGCCCGCCGATCAGTTCATAGCCCAGCTTGCCCAAATGCGGCGGACGGATCTTGCTGCCCATGCGCTTCGACAGCCAGGTCACCAACTGGTCTTCCTGGTCGGCGCGAATTTCCACTGGCCGGCGCACGTCCGGGCTGTACACGGCATGGGCTATCGCGGCCTGGTGTGCCAGGCCGGACCACGCTGCCTGCTGATACGCGGGCGCTTGCTGCTCCATACGCGCCAGGGACTGGCCATTTGCCGCGCCGCGCAAGCCCCAGCCGGCGCCACCGCTCACCAACGCGATTGCCAGGCCCGCCGCCAGCGCCTGCCATTGCCAGTGCCGGTTGCGCTGCGGCGTGGTGGCCGCTGCCATGGGCGCCGGGACCGGTTCGCCCAGCACCGGATCGAACAGGCGATGCATGGCGTCGTTCTGGGCCGCGTAGGCGCGCACGCGCGCAGCTTCCTCGGGGCGCTCTGCCAGGTAGGCGGCGACCTCGGCAGCGCGTGCGGCTGGCAGCCGGCCATCGACGTACGCGTGCACGTCGGCTTCAGTCACGGGTAGGTTCATTTCACGACTTTCAACGGGTTCACGCGGGCGCCGCCGTCCATCAGGCTGCGCAGCTTTTCGCGGGCGCGCGCGAGCCGGGACATGACGGTTCCGACCGGGATGCCGAGTGTCGACGCCACTTCTTCATAACGCATGTCTTCCAGCCCGACCATCAGCAGGATCGCGCGCTGTTCTTCGCTCAGCAGGCGCAGCGCGGCATCCATCTCGCGCACCTGGATGCCGACCGTGCTGCGCTCCGCCATGGCCGGCATCGGCGTGTCATCGTCGAGCGGCTCGGTGACCAGTGCGCCGCGCCGTATCTGATCGATGCGCATATTGTGCATGATCGCAAACAACCAGGCGCGCGCGTCCGTGCCGGGTTGCAGCGCGGCGCGCTGGGCCCACCCGCGTTCGAGCGTGTCCTGCACCAGGTCATCGGCCGCGGCGCGCTCGCCCACGAGCGCGCGCGCGTAGCGCCGCAGCCGCGGGACACACGCCAATAACTCGGCGCCGGGATGAAGAGGCAGGACGCTCATGGAAACAGTGACTACATCGCGCTGGCGGCCAGCTTCGGATCGATCTGCCAGGTTTCATTGACCAGTTTGCCGTCGCGGTAGGTCAACACGTAGCGCACCTTGATGGGGGCCTTGCCGTCGAATTGCACTGCCGCCGTGACGGTCGCACCCTTCGGATTGACTGACTCGGACGCACCCATGACGGTGACGCGCAGCGGCCCCATCGCGCCGAACTTGCTCCACACGGCGCCGATGGCGGCTGCACCGTCATAGCTGCCGTCGAGCGGTCCGCCAACCCAGGTCAGCCGCGCGTTGTCGGCGTAATCATGCACGATGGCGGCGTGTTCGCCGGCGCCAATGGCGGCGAAGTGCGCTTGCGCCATGTCGAGCGCGGGTCCGGCAACAGCCGTGGTGGCGATGCCGATGGTGCTGGCCAACAGGAACATCAGGTGGGTGGTTTTCATGGTTGCGGTCCAGTACAGGTTTGGTTAAAAAACAGGCTTGCTACAGGTGCAAACGTCATTGCCCGGTTTTTATTCCATGTATTTGTATTTATTTTTTTGTGTTCATCAATTCTTCAAAGGCCAGCGCGGCGCGGCTGCGATGGCGTTCCGGGTGACGCAGCAACGAGAACCCACGCGCCGGCAGGACCAGCGCCGCGCGCACCAGCAAGCCTGCCTGCACATGCGATGCCACCACCAGTTCGGAAATCGCGGTGGCAAAGGGACCGGCCATCACCGCGCTGCGCACCGCCTCGTTGGACGGCAGGCTGAGGGCAACCTGCATTGCGGCGACCGGCACGCCCATGTCAGACAGCGCTTTCTCGAACGCCGAACGCGTGCCGGAACCGGTTTCGCGCAAAATCCATTGTGCCTCCACCAGGTCGGCAGCCGCCAGCGGCACCCCGGCAGCCCACGGATGGTCGGGCGCCACCACCACCACCAGCTGATCTTCTCCCACCGCTTCGATGGCCAGGGAGGGCTCGTCGATGGCGCCTTCGATGAAACCGAGATCGGCGCCACCCAGCAGGATGGCCTGTGCGACGTTGTCGGTATTGCCCACTTCCAGGGTGAGGTCGATGGCCGGGTAGGTTTGACTGAATTGCACGAGCAAGCGCGGCAGCCAATAACTCGCGATGGTCTGGCTGGCGTGGATTGCCAGCGTGCCGCGCCGCATCTGGCCCAGCTCCGACAACGTGTTTTCCGCTGCAAGCGCGCTGGCCAGCGTGCGTTGCGCTTCCTTCAAGAAAATCAGGCCGGCATCGGAGAGCTCAATACGTCGTCCTATCCGATGGAACAGTGCCGTGCCATAGCGCTCTTCCAGGGCTTTGATCGATGAGCTGACGGCCGACGGGGATAGAAACAGCGCGGAAGCCGCCTGAGTAAGGTGCTGGCGTTGTGCGACTTCAACAAAAATGCGTAGCTGGTCCAATGTCATCGTTCGATCCAATCTAATGATTTGTAATTAATTATACGATGGACCGAACGAAATCAGCGTTCGATAATGCATGCACTGAACATCTGAACGAGAGTCGACCATGACATCCCTGTATAAAAAATGCGCGCCATTTGTCCCCGGCCTGCTGCTGTGTGGCGCCGTCACGCTGGCCGCCTATGGACTGGAAGCTGCAGAAACCCACCTGTTCGGACGCGCGTGGCTTGAAAGCCTGGTCCTGGCGATCTTGCTCGGAACCGGACTGCGCACCGTCCACCGTCTCGATCAGCGTTTCGAGCCGGGCATCCACATGGGCGCCAAGTTGCTGCTTGAAATTGCCGTGGTGCTGCTGGGCGCATCCGTCAGCGCCGGCGCGCTGCTCGAAAACGGCATGGGACTGGTCGGTGGCATTGCCGGGGTGGTCGTGCTGGCGATTCTGTTCAGTTATTTCCTGGGCCGCAGCGCCGGTCTGCCGAAAAAGATGGCGATCCTGATCGCTTGCGGCAATTCGATTTGCGGCAACTCGGCGATTGCGGCGGTGGCCCCGGTGATCGACGCAGATGGCAAGGACGTAGCCGCCTCCATCGCCTTTACGGCGGTACTGGGTGTGGTGGTGGTGCTCGGGTTGCCATTGCTGGTCGGGCTGTTGTCATTCACGCCGGTTCAATACGGCGTGTTTGCCGGGCTGACCGTGTATGCCGTGCCACAGGTACTGGCGGCAACGAGTTCGGTGTCCGCAGCCAGCGTACACATTGGCACCCTGGTCAAGCTGGTGCGCGTGTTGATGCTGGGCCCGGTCGTGCTGGTGTTGTCTCTGATGGGAAGCGGACGGGGAGGCGCCCGTCTGAACGTCGCGCACCTGGTGCCGTGGTTTATCGTCGGCTTCCTTGCATTGCTGGGCTTGCGCTCGCTGGGCTGGATTCCGCAGGCAGCGCTGGCGCCAGCGCACGATGCCGCCAATTTCTTCACCATCATGTCGATGGCCGCGCTCGGCCTCGGCGTCGATGCCCGCGCTGTCCTGCGTGCCGGCGGCAAGGTTGCCGGGGTGGTCATTTTTTCGCTGCTCGGCCTTGGTGTCATCAGTTTCGCCCTGATCAAATTTCTGGGTGTTTAAGGACGTCGCAGTACGCCATCCATTTTCCACAAACGAAAGAAAACGCCATGACATCACGTCACTATTTGACCGCGGCGCGCTGCAGCCTCGTTGTTGCAGTTGCGCTCACCGCTGGTGTCGCCAGTGCCCAGCAGCCGTTGCTGGTGTACGGCCCGGGTGGACCGGCTCCTGCGATGAAAGAGGCGGCGGCGGCATTCGAGCATGCGAACGGCATCAAAGTCACCGTCACGGCCGGCCCCACGCCGAGCTGGATCGACCACGCAAAACAGGATGCGGACATCATCTACAGCGGTTCGGAAACGATGATGACGGACTTTACGTTAGCGATGGGCGGCAAGATACAGGAGGCAAGCATTACCCCGCTATATATGCGTCCCCTGGCGATCCTGGTGCGTCCCGGCAATCCCAAGCACCTGCGCGGCGTGGCCGACCTGATGCAGCCCGGCGTGCGCCTGCTGGTGGTCAACGGTGCCGGCCAGAACGGCGTCTGGGAAGACATGGCTGGCCGCAAAGGCAGCATGGAGTCGGTGCGCAGGGTACGCGCGAATATTGCCAGTTACGCACCCAACAGCGCGAGCGCGCGCGATACCTGGACCGCGCGCACCGACATCGACGCGTGGCTGATCTGGAATATCTGGCAGGTGTCGAACCCGCGCCTGGCCGACGTCGTGCCAATCGAACCTGATTATGCGATTTACCGCGATACCGGCGTGGCGTTGACTGAGCATGGCGCTGCCAACCCGCAAGCGAAGCAGTTCATCGCATTCCTGCAATCGCCGCAAGGCAGCGCGATCTTTGCCAGGTGGGGCTGGCAGAAATAATGAGTGCCGGATTGTCGGCCTGCGGTGGGTTTCAGTATGTTCAAGTACCGCGTGCAGCGCGTTGCACTGCGGCGGTAACGATTCCTGGACAAAATGGACAATAGCGCACCATCGCGCGGAGCGGTCTACGGGCTTGCCGGACAGCGACTGTCCGCTTTTGGCCGAATCCTGCCGGTGGAGCCAGCATAGCAGGTTGCCGTGTTGAAAATCTAGCGGTAGTCGTGACAGGCCGGTACCGACCCAAAGCAGCCCTTCGCATAGATGCGATCGCTCTTTGATTATTTCAGTTTAAGAATTCGCCTTGCCCCGTTGAGCACGATGATCCCGATAACCGTTCCGACCACTAGGTCAGGATATGGCGAGCCGGTCCACGTAACCAATGCCCCAGCCAGAATCACGCCAACGTTTGCAATCACATCGTTCGCTGAGAAAATATAGCTCGCTTTCATATGCGCACCGCGATCACGTTTCTTTGCAATCATCACGAGGCATGCCACGTTCGCGATCAGTGCAAGAGCACCAACCCCCATCATTAGCGACGATTCCGGCTCGCTGCCAAACGCGAACCGGCGAAGGACCTCGCCCAGCGCGCCGACTGCCAGGACCAACTGGAGCCAGCCGGCGAGATGAGCAGCGCGCGTCTTCAGCGCCGCGGCGCGGCCGACAGCGTACAAGGCCAGGCCATACACCGCTGCGTCGGCGAACATATCGAGGGAATCTGCAACCAATCCGGCAGACTGGGCGACTAGTCCCCACACCATCTCGATGACAAACATGACCGCGTTGATTGCGAGGAGTAAGCGGAGGGTTCTTGACTCAGATGCGTCCCCCGCCTCATCACTGCCGGCATCGGTTGCTGAAAAATCTTCGCGCGAGCCAATCAGGTGGGAACCCAGCTGCAGCGGAATGAGCTTCGCCAATATTGGTTCCAACGGTCCCGTGTGTGCCACGTGAAGCTGCCGCCGCCCGAGATCGAAATCGAGCTTTTTGATGCTGACAATGTCACCAAGAACCAGCCGGATCATGTTCTCCTCCGATGGACAGTCCATCTTTGGGATGCCGAGGGTGCTGATCGTGCTTACCGCTTGCGCCCGCAGCTTTGCTGGCTGCGATCCTCTCAGCTCGACACCCAACCGTAGCGGCTGGAGCGCATCAACGATTGCGTCAGGCGAGCCTTGGTGCAGCGCCGTTATTGTTCGTGTACTGAGATTGAAGGATATTTTCTCGATGTCCGGCACATTGCTTAACGCCATCCGGATAAGGTTTTCCTCCGAAGGACAGTCCATTTTAGACACGAACAGTTCGGTTTCAAGACCGGCGGCTGAGAGAGATTGATCGGGGGCCATGAGATTGAACAGTGGATGCTAATGGCGCAAGGGTAAACCTTCAACCTACTTGAACGTCAAGCTTTGATATCCAACGATCTGTCTGGCCGACTGTTACGACAACCTTCGTCAACGAGGGGGAGTCAGAGCGTCAATAATGCGGCAATCTGCTACCCGGCCACCTCGGCATGATGTCAAAAGGCGTGACAGGTGCTCTTTTAATTCGATGAGATCAGCGATTTTCTGTTCGACTTCAGCCAAGTGCTGTTCGGTGAGGGCCATTACGGTACAGCAGTCACCATCACCCTGATCTGAGAACGCCAATAAACTTCGCACCTGGTCGATCGTGAAGCCGATTTCTCTAGCTCGACGGACGAAGGTCAGCCTCGCCAAATCGTTGTCTCCATAGATACGATAGTTGCTGTTCGACCGCGAGGGAGAC
This is a stretch of genomic DNA from Duganella zoogloeoides. It encodes these proteins:
- a CDS encoding YeiH family protein; translated protein: MTSLYKKCAPFVPGLLLCGAVTLAAYGLEAAETHLFGRAWLESLVLAILLGTGLRTVHRLDQRFEPGIHMGAKLLLEIAVVLLGASVSAGALLENGMGLVGGIAGVVVLAILFSYFLGRSAGLPKKMAILIACGNSICGNSAIAAVAPVIDADGKDVAASIAFTAVLGVVVVLGLPLLVGLLSFTPVQYGVFAGLTVYAVPQVLAATSSVSAASVHIGTLVKLVRVLMLGPVVLVLSLMGSGRGGARLNVAHLVPWFIVGFLALLGLRSLGWIPQAALAPAHDAANFFTIMSMAALGLGVDARAVLRAGGKVAGVVIFSLLGLGVISFALIKFLGV
- a CDS encoding substrate-binding domain-containing protein → MTSRHYLTAARCSLVVAVALTAGVASAQQPLLVYGPGGPAPAMKEAAAAFEHANGIKVTVTAGPTPSWIDHAKQDADIIYSGSETMMTDFTLAMGGKIQEASITPLYMRPLAILVRPGNPKHLRGVADLMQPGVRLLVVNGAGQNGVWEDMAGRKGSMESVRRVRANIASYAPNSASARDTWTARTDIDAWLIWNIWQVSNPRLADVVPIEPDYAIYRDTGVALTEHGAANPQAKQFIAFLQSPQGSAIFARWGWQK
- a CDS encoding cation transporter, giving the protein MAPDQSLSAAGLETELFVSKMDCPSEENLIRMALSNVPDIEKISFNLSTRTITALHQGSPDAIVDALQPLRLGVELRGSQPAKLRAQAVSTISTLGIPKMDCPSEENMIRLVLGDIVSIKKLDFDLGRRQLHVAHTGPLEPILAKLIPLQLGSHLIGSREDFSATDAGSDEAGDASESRTLRLLLAINAVMFVIEMVWGLVAQSAGLVADSLDMFADAAVYGLALYAVGRAAALKTRAAHLAGWLQLVLAVGALGEVLRRFAFGSEPESSLMMGVGALALIANVACLVMIAKKRDRGAHMKASYIFSANDVIANVGVILAGALVTWTGSPYPDLVVGTVIGIIVLNGARRILKLK
- a CDS encoding MerR family transcriptional regulator; protein product: MRTNFTIGQLASVAATPSATIRYYEKIGLLESPSRSNSNYRIYGDNDLARLTFVRRAREIGFTIDQVRSLLAFSDQGDGDCCTVMALTEQHLAEVEQKIADLIELKEHLSRLLTSCRGGRVADCRIIDALTPPR